From the Mycoplasmatota bacterium genome, one window contains:
- a CDS encoding IS3 family transposase translates to MKKKLRIKDYIKKHRDELEKNPYVRKVGKTIQYAPEFKIKAVELKKKGVSIREIFESHGLPYKEPKSNTYITNWTKQYEEKGKESFFNESRGRNINGKSGRPKKEAITADEKVLIQEKIIEAQRQEIEALKKQLWQGRKVKIKENKYVPTQLVFQFIDDLKTKINVPIQTLCKYFNVSRSGYYKWIKSANKRRQRELQDKSDFKLISDLWVKNKEFGYQRITMHLRNDLGVVMNPKKVYRLMKKNGIRSTVRIKDPYKHLKDSYKNHHTFENVLDRNFDVDEPGTVFATDITYLIFNGYRYYLSVIKDLCTREIVAWKVSQNLSLDLSLDVINQLVERYGEENLKNTLIHSDQGLHYTNSMYVNKLKELNIIQSMSRKGNCLDNAKMETFFGHFKDECEYYDATDIKSLRFILNDYMNYYNHKRYQWTLKKMAPAQYRSHLLAA, encoded by the coding sequence ATGAAGAAGAAATTAAGAATTAAAGATTATATAAAAAAACATAGAGATGAATTAGAAAAGAATCCCTATGTTAGGAAAGTTGGTAAGACAATCCAATATGCACCTGAATTTAAAATTAAAGCAGTTGAGTTAAAGAAAAAGGGAGTATCTATAAGAGAAATATTTGAAAGTCATGGATTACCCTATAAAGAACCTAAAAGTAATACTTACATAACAAACTGGACTAAACAATATGAAGAAAAGGGAAAAGAATCATTTTTTAATGAATCAAGAGGTCGTAATATAAATGGTAAATCAGGAAGACCAAAGAAAGAAGCAATAACAGCTGATGAAAAAGTATTAATACAGGAGAAAATAATAGAAGCGCAAAGGCAGGAGATTGAAGCATTAAAAAAGCAATTATGGCAAGGAAGGAAGGTGAAAATAAAAGAAAATAAATATGTTCCAACTCAATTAGTATTTCAATTTATCGATGATTTAAAAACTAAAATTAATGTACCAATACAAACATTATGTAAATATTTTAATGTATCAAGATCTGGTTATTATAAATGGATTAAATCTGCTAACAAGAGAAGACAAAGAGAGTTACAAGACAAATCAGATTTTAAATTAATAAGTGATTTGTGGGTAAAAAATAAAGAATTTGGATATCAAAGAATTACAATGCATCTAAGAAATGATTTAGGTGTAGTAATGAACCCTAAAAAAGTTTATCGTTTAATGAAAAAGAATGGTATACGTTCTACAGTAAGGATTAAAGATCCCTATAAACATTTAAAAGACTCATATAAAAATCATCATACATTTGAAAATGTATTAGATAGAAATTTTGATGTTGATGAACCTGGTACAGTATTCGCGACTGATATCACATACTTAATTTTTAATGGTTATCGATATTATTTATCTGTAATTAAGGATCTTTGTACACGTGAAATTGTAGCTTGGAAAGTATCTCAAAATCTAAGTCTAGATTTATCGTTAGATGTAATTAATCAACTTGTTGAAAGATATGGAGAAGAAAATCTAAAAAATACCTTAATCCATTCAGACCAGGGTTTACATTATACTAATTCAATGTATGTAAATAAACTAAAGGAATTAAATATTATTCAATCTATGTCACGTAAAGGTAATTGTCTAGATAACGCAAAAATGGAGACATTTTTTGGACATTTCAAAGACGAGTGTGAGTATTATGATGCTACTGATATTAAATCATTGAGGTTTATATTAAATGATTATATGAATTATTATAATCATAAGCGTTATCAATGGACATTAAAAAAGATGGCCCCTGCGCAATACAGAAGCCATCTACTAGCAGCATAA
- a CDS encoding DUF441 domain-containing protein, giving the protein MYEKLILLAVLLLLGIFSKNQTIIIAVLVLIGMVLLKLNNETLTTIKKFSIKYGIILITIYAFIPIAKGDITYHDLLKAITTWRAWVAIFAGVLVTHFAKFGIEMMSSSPDVVTFVLVGIIIGMIIFKGVASGPLIGSGIALMLYSIIDFIVMIFK; this is encoded by the coding sequence ATGTATGAAAAATTAATTTTATTAGCTGTTTTACTACTATTAGGAATATTTAGTAAAAATCAAACGATTATTATCGCTGTTTTAGTTTTAATCGGAATGGTATTATTAAAATTAAATAATGAGACTTTAACAACCATCAAGAAATTTAGTATTAAATATGGAATTATTTTAATTACTATCTATGCATTTATTCCAATAGCAAAAGGTGATATTACTTATCACGATCTATTAAAAGCAATTACCACATGGCGAGCATGGGTAGCGATTTTCGCTGGTGTTTTAGTAACTCATTTTGCGAAATTTGGTATTGAGATGATGAGTTCTTCACCTGATGTTGTTACCTTTGTTTTAGTAGGTATCATTATTGGAATGATAATTTTTAAGGGTGTTGCATCAGGTCCTTTAATCGGTAGTGGAATTGCACTCATGTTATATTCCATAATAGATTTTATTGTTATGATATTTAAATAA
- a CDS encoding LTA synthase family protein, which translates to MNYLRENKKSIILRLFITATLLLAIRLIFFLQDGTSDLVESILIYMIAFISLGIVFMILLPVKQSPKEFFMKYRDIFILSIFIFYSEMLFLYDNQLEYSAVTIFIIILIICLIDIIALLLPNRGKMIFIIYICISLPLYLIAQDIYFEIFNDFFSFKEIVSVGAGLEYTNGVLHFRFIHFLLIISAVFSICILMMYKSKNQIKLNKQTVTIFNIPLLFFLLVNLNAEYPVKTARLYLSDHYLYTSVYSNKKFVSRFGAVNYCVRDFFNSIFPERVNKQDVKDIDNYFKNNPKIHLENDYSGIFENKNLVFVVAESFDSIAINETLTPNIVKLKNEGINFNNHYVPVYPRTTSDSEIIFNTSVIPSIVDGPTCYNFNENSFSHSLANLFTNKGYQADAFHSNEKEFYTRYKVYDGLGYDNFYGQYELGLSMSDKRYDSIFMKKSQDLILKEDGKFFSFITTLSGHSPYNLDNLAVRKHYVEVNKYYGNTIPTEVKNFIAAQMEVDLFIGELFKDLENKGILDDTVIVFTGDHYPYTMESSTYENYKNVKGEYLKNQTPLFIWSSDIEHKTINKLSSSFDVLPTLANMFNLDANYTYYFGNDIFSSNYQPIVYYKDYSWYDGENYVRDGKLKSGNGDPEYIQKTTDMIYEYFDIAKKILRTNYFKK; encoded by the coding sequence ATGAATTATTTAAGAGAGAACAAAAAGTCAATCATATTAAGATTATTTATTACAGCAACTTTATTATTAGCGATAAGACTCATTTTCTTTTTACAAGATGGTACGAGCGATTTAGTCGAAAGTATCTTGATATACATGATTGCTTTCATTAGTTTAGGCATTGTTTTCATGATTTTATTACCAGTAAAACAAAGCCCTAAAGAATTTTTTATGAAATATAGAGATATATTCATTTTATCAATCTTTATTTTTTATTCAGAAATGTTGTTTCTATATGACAATCAATTAGAATATTCTGCTGTTACTATATTTATTATAATTCTTATCATTTGTCTTATTGATATCATTGCTTTATTATTACCCAATAGAGGTAAAATGATATTTATTATTTATATTTGTATCTCATTACCATTATATTTAATTGCTCAAGATATTTATTTTGAAATATTTAATGATTTCTTTTCATTTAAAGAAATTGTCTCAGTTGGAGCTGGATTAGAATATACAAATGGTGTTTTACATTTCCGCTTTATTCATTTTTTACTGATTATTTCTGCGGTTTTTTCAATTTGTATATTAATGATGTATAAATCAAAAAATCAGATTAAGTTAAATAAACAAACAGTTACAATATTTAATATTCCGTTACTATTTTTTCTGTTAGTGAATTTAAATGCAGAATATCCTGTTAAAACAGCACGCCTTTATTTATCAGATCATTATTTGTATACTAGTGTATATAGTAATAAAAAATTTGTTTCACGATTTGGTGCAGTAAACTATTGTGTAAGGGATTTTTTCAATTCAATTTTCCCAGAACGTGTAAATAAACAAGATGTTAAAGATATTGACAATTATTTTAAAAATAATCCTAAAATTCATTTAGAAAATGATTATAGTGGTATTTTTGAAAATAAAAATTTAGTTTTCGTTGTAGCTGAATCATTTGATAGTATCGCAATAAATGAGACCTTAACACCTAATATTGTCAAATTAAAGAATGAAGGGATTAATTTTAACAACCATTATGTTCCTGTGTATCCAAGAACCACTTCTGATAGTGAAATTATTTTTAATACCAGTGTCATTCCTTCAATTGTAGATGGTCCTACTTGTTATAATTTTAATGAAAATTCTTTTTCTCATTCACTCGCAAATTTATTTACTAATAAAGGATATCAAGCAGATGCATTTCATAGTAATGAAAAAGAATTCTATACAAGATATAAGGTTTACGACGGATTAGGATATGATAATTTCTATGGTCAATACGAATTGGGACTTAGTATGTCTGATAAAAGATATGATTCCATTTTTATGAAGAAAAGTCAAGACTTAATCTTAAAAGAGGATGGAAAATTTTTCAGTTTTATTACAACATTAAGTGGTCATAGTCCTTATAATTTAGATAATCTAGCGGTTAGAAAACATTATGTTGAAGTAAATAAATATTATGGAAATACAATACCAACAGAAGTAAAAAATTTTATCGCAGCTCAAATGGAAGTAGACTTATTTATAGGTGAATTATTCAAGGATTTAGAAAATAAAGGAATCCTTGATGACACGGTGATTGTCTTTACTGGTGATCACTATCCGTATACAATGGAAAGTTCAACTTACGAAAACTATAAAAATGTTAAGGGTGAATATTTAAAAAATCAGACGCCATTATTTATATGGTCTAGTGATATAGAACATAAGACCATAAATAAATTATCATCTTCATTTGATGTTTTGCCAACACTAGCCAATATGTTTAATTTAGATGCTAATTATACTTACTATTTTGGGAACGATATCTTTAGTAGTAATTATCAACCTATTGTATATTATAAAGATTATTCTTGGTATGATGGAGAAAACTATGTGCGTGATGGAAAACTAAAAAGTGGAAATGGTGATCCTGAGTATATTCAAAAAACTACAGATATGATTTATGAATATTTTGATATCGCTAAGAAAATTTTGAGAACAAATTATTTTAAAAAATAA
- a CDS encoding aminopeptidase has product MDNLTLKKYAQLLIKMGINIQKNQTLIVRAPIECAEFARIVAQVAYDEGAREVIMRWEDDLSTKMKYLSANDEIFDEFPEWLKEFHLSYARKGAAFLTIDASDPELLKEVNPSKMVRYQKVANKAVKEYRDRLMSNKNVWCIASIPTVSWAKKVFPDVNEEEAVSKLWDAILNAMRVNQEDPVKAWEEHKTNLKKSMDFLNSNNFKMLKFKNNLGTDLEVELPEEHIWLAGSEFTPEGIEFIANMPTEEVFTLPKKTGVNGIVYSSKPLNFNGKLIDEFSITFKDGKIIDYNAKKGYDSLKELIETDEGSHYLGEVALVPYDSPISKSNILFYNTLYDENASCHLAIGRAYPSCIKNGDNMTEEELEKHGVNHSINHEDFMFGTADLKITGITHDNKEIPIFDNGNFVY; this is encoded by the coding sequence ATGGATAATCTAACTTTAAAAAAATATGCACAACTCTTAATTAAAATGGGAATTAATATTCAAAAAAACCAAACGCTCATTGTTAGAGCTCCCATTGAATGTGCTGAATTTGCTCGAATTGTAGCACAAGTTGCTTATGATGAAGGTGCAAGAGAAGTTATTATGAGATGGGAAGATGATTTATCAACAAAAATGAAGTATTTAAGTGCTAATGATGAGATATTTGATGAATTTCCTGAGTGGTTAAAAGAGTTTCATCTTTCATATGCTCGTAAGGGGGCTGCATTTCTTACAATCGATGCTAGCGACCCAGAATTACTTAAAGAAGTAAATCCATCTAAAATGGTTCGTTATCAAAAAGTAGCCAATAAGGCAGTAAAAGAATACCGCGACCGTTTAATGAGCAATAAAAATGTATGGTGTATCGCATCTATTCCAACGGTATCTTGGGCAAAAAAAGTTTTCCCAGATGTTAATGAAGAAGAAGCTGTCTCTAAATTATGGGATGCAATCTTAAATGCAATGCGTGTTAACCAAGAAGATCCTGTTAAAGCTTGGGAAGAGCACAAAACTAATTTGAAAAAAAGCATGGATTTCTTAAATTCTAATAATTTTAAAATGCTTAAGTTTAAAAATAACTTAGGAACTGACTTAGAAGTAGAATTACCAGAAGAACATATTTGGTTAGCTGGATCTGAATTTACACCAGAAGGAATTGAATTTATCGCAAATATGCCAACAGAAGAAGTGTTCACATTACCTAAAAAAACCGGTGTCAATGGTATTGTTTACAGCTCAAAACCACTTAATTTTAATGGAAAATTAATCGATGAGTTTTCGATTACCTTTAAAGATGGTAAAATAATTGACTATAATGCAAAAAAAGGATATGATTCACTTAAAGAATTAATTGAAACTGATGAAGGTTCTCATTATTTAGGTGAGGTAGCACTTGTGCCATATGATTCACCTATATCTAAATCTAATATATTATTTTATAATACTTTATATGATGAAAATGCATCTTGTCATTTAGCAATCGGTAGAGCTTACCCATCTTGTATAAAAAATGGTGATAACATGACTGAGGAAGAATTAGAAAAACATGGTGTAAATCACTCAATTAACCATGAAGATTTCATGTTTGGTACTGCTGATTTAAAAATCACTGGTATAACCCATGATAATAAAGAAATTCCAATATTTGATAATGGAAATTTTGTTTATTAG
- a CDS encoding phosphotransferase, with the protein MDNKIDLDVVDFIEDKLLIKINDSEIINRGLLNLKWKVSTDQGILFLKIYHPLRYNEKKLEEVNVALFYYNKINSLGFKCPKLFNYNGNHLLKTNLGNNFILTEYSTGYLITPGKINENQAYCLGEEIGKMHDYTNRFDIYFEKESWKIPTKETLLEKWKYNWSKLNQTVNKEFKEVLKKQKQIFEKFDLSQFAKLKPTLAHNDLWCDNILFHENSVSSILDFDRFNLTYMELDIARAILSFGLDQMTLRKDIVQAFLKGYNKIKLLSKRELILAIRLCFIRESLGWLGPNIKINNGPPERFKYEMIWIANNWNKLEEVIG; encoded by the coding sequence ATGGATAATAAAATTGATTTAGATGTAGTTGACTTTATTGAAGACAAATTATTGATAAAGATTAATGATAGTGAAATAATTAATCGTGGATTATTAAATTTAAAATGGAAGGTGTCAACAGATCAAGGGATTTTATTCCTTAAAATATATCATCCCTTACGTTATAATGAAAAAAAACTTGAAGAGGTTAATGTTGCTTTATTTTATTACAATAAAATAAATTCATTAGGATTTAAATGTCCCAAACTATTTAATTATAATGGTAATCACTTATTGAAGACAAACTTAGGAAATAATTTTATCCTAACAGAGTATTCAACAGGATATTTAATTACTCCTGGTAAAATAAATGAAAACCAAGCTTATTGTCTTGGAGAAGAAATCGGTAAAATGCATGATTATACGAATAGATTCGATATTTATTTTGAAAAAGAAAGTTGGAAAATCCCAACTAAAGAAACCCTGTTGGAAAAATGGAAATACAACTGGAGTAAGTTAAATCAAACAGTTAATAAAGAATTTAAAGAGGTACTAAAAAAACAAAAACAAATTTTTGAAAAATTTGATTTATCCCAGTTTGCTAAATTGAAACCAACCCTTGCCCATAATGATTTGTGGTGTGATAATATTTTATTTCATGAGAATAGTGTAAGTTCAATTCTTGATTTTGACAGGTTTAATTTAACTTATATGGAGTTAGATATTGCGCGCGCGATTCTATCATTTGGTTTAGACCAAATGACACTAAGAAAGGATATCGTACAAGCTTTTCTTAAAGGATATAATAAGATTAAGTTGTTATCTAAGAGGGAATTAATCTTAGCTATTCGATTATGTTTTATTCGAGAAAGTCTTGGTTGGTTGGGTCCGAATATCAAAATAAATAATGGTCCTCCAGAACGTTTCAAATATGAAATGATTTGGATTGCTAATAATTGGAATAAATTAGAAGAAGTGATTGGATAA
- a CDS encoding Hsp20/alpha crystallin family protein has translation MILLTPNNKNLFKTNKSYFDMVDGFFNTTFLTTQNLFKIDVKENDYAFLFDVELPGIKKEEIKLEYNDERLMISIEKGEKVEDEKENYIHRERRMSSMKRSFYLKDIDSEKIEAKLQDGILKILAPKKENLMNKRQIEIK, from the coding sequence ATGATACTATTAACACCTAACAATAAAAATTTATTTAAAACAAATAAATCATATTTTGATATGGTTGATGGTTTCTTTAATACTACTTTTTTAACAACTCAAAATTTATTTAAAATAGATGTAAAAGAAAATGATTATGCATTCTTATTTGATGTAGAATTACCAGGTATCAAGAAAGAGGAAATTAAATTAGAATATAATGATGAAAGATTAATGATTTCAATTGAAAAAGGTGAAAAAGTAGAAGATGAGAAAGAAAACTATATTCATCGAGAAAGAAGAATGTCATCAATGAAAAGAAGTTTCTATCTAAAAGATATTGATTCTGAGAAAATTGAAGCAAAACTTCAGGATGGGATATTAAAAATTTTGGCGCCAAAGAAAGAAAATTTAATGAATAAACGTCAAATAGAAATTAAATAA
- a CDS encoding MFS transporter, producing MENITCYKNNIKLDYTFTFLRNLNFTHGIWMIYLASKGFSLGQLGIFESVFHITSLLMETPTGAFADILGRKTSRIIGVISSLIYILLILLSSNFGLICLAFVFLALSYNFESGSGEALVYDSLKKIDKEETYIKVSGNKEVFFQLAQAIGIIIGGYIALNSFSMTFKLFCIFLIFSLISLFLMKEPIMGKKKKEKSWIKNIINQYKNSFNITHTNKQLLLLLIFPNAILTLVTISFFYLQNYWNIQGYSTSIIGIFLASHAIAGAFGGYFAHYLDKKYKKRGILLFAPILIVLCIFGLSLNIISFISMIILGALDSIFYIVISAYINQLISSEQRATILSFSSFFFSLFMIIGFPTFGYIGDHLGLTSAFRVLGFVGVIYVVVYYFILEHFITNE from the coding sequence ATGGAAAATATAACATGTTATAAAAACAATATTAAATTAGATTATACTTTTACATTCTTAAGAAATCTAAATTTTACCCATGGAATATGGATGATTTATCTAGCATCAAAAGGATTTAGTTTAGGTCAACTAGGAATCTTTGAAAGTGTGTTTCATATTACATCACTATTAATGGAGACACCAACTGGTGCGTTTGCTGATATTTTGGGAAGAAAAACTAGTAGAATCATAGGTGTAATATCAAGTTTAATTTATATTTTGCTAATATTACTTTCATCTAATTTTGGATTAATTTGTCTAGCATTTGTATTTCTAGCATTATCCTATAATTTTGAATCAGGTTCAGGAGAAGCATTAGTTTACGATTCACTAAAGAAAATAGATAAGGAAGAAACTTATATAAAAGTATCAGGAAATAAAGAAGTTTTTTTTCAACTTGCTCAAGCTATCGGTATTATTATTGGTGGATATATAGCACTTAATAGTTTTTCAATGACATTTAAATTATTCTGTATATTTTTAATATTTTCTCTCATCTCCCTTTTTTTAATGAAAGAACCAATAATGGGTAAAAAAAAGAAAGAAAAATCATGGATTAAAAACATTATTAATCAATATAAAAATAGCTTTAATATTACACATACGAATAAGCAATTGTTATTATTACTCATATTTCCTAATGCGATTTTAACATTAGTAACCATATCATTCTTTTATTTACAGAATTACTGGAATATTCAAGGCTATTCAACGAGTATTATTGGAATATTTTTAGCTTCACATGCGATTGCAGGTGCTTTTGGAGGTTATTTTGCCCATTATCTAGATAAAAAATATAAAAAAAGAGGGATTTTACTATTTGCGCCTATACTCATTGTTTTATGTATATTTGGATTAAGTCTTAATATCATCTCTTTTATTTCAATGATTATTTTAGGAGCACTTGATAGTATATTTTATATTGTTATTTCAGCTTATATCAATCAATTAATTTCAAGTGAACAAAGAGCAACAATATTATCATTTTCAAGTTTCTTTTTTAGTTTGTTTATGATTATTGGATTTCCTACTTTTGGGTATATTGGAGATCATTTGGGATTAACATCAGCATTTAGAGTATTAGGATTTGTGGGAGTAATTTATGTTGTGGTTTATTATTTCATTTTAGAACACTTTATCACAAATGAATAA
- a CDS encoding PPC domain-containing protein produces MKKNLLVLFFFMATFLLTSCEEVLKAKELSDETISEQIDAVINAKSYEAKIHFRIKTDEMELSVNPLLSLQKYTDDHEKEVYRVHYYNKLMEANGLEAFEFIIDERDEAVYINNSNAWFKSTFDEIEDEANLPIFAYLFDIDSEEIDDEIQTDIENIQDIIFTGMKNFNEATYIDVIKEDERQLIHYELEYNVYNILEEVFDYFNEKDEELEYNKFSEFLDEIGIQDVIDIFNEFTIDVYFDSEDNSIGRIELDLVNILDNDIILDKLEEEIDNEDINIHTAFDYLNDFEIGINLYEINSLDEITVPDEAKTGYSLHFLGADFNPEDLIDINVGDTIQGNFDDTDEIWYTFTIEDTQTLIISLTNDENDAYSTLYDSEFDHLSYLAYSNDVKTYENLPDGTYYLKIVCSSGNVELTIE; encoded by the coding sequence ATGAAAAAAAATTTGTTGGTTTTGTTTTTCTTTATGGCAACGTTTTTATTAACTTCCTGTGAAGAGGTGTTAAAAGCGAAAGAATTATCTGATGAAACAATTTCCGAACAAATCGATGCAGTGATTAACGCAAAAAGTTATGAAGCCAAAATTCATTTTAGAATAAAGACTGATGAAATGGAACTATCAGTAAATCCATTATTGAGTTTACAAAAATATACCGATGATCATGAAAAAGAAGTCTATCGAGTGCACTATTATAATAAATTGATGGAAGCTAATGGATTAGAAGCCTTTGAGTTTATAATTGATGAAAGAGATGAAGCAGTTTATATTAATAATTCAAATGCTTGGTTTAAAAGTACTTTTGATGAAATTGAAGATGAAGCTAATCTTCCGATATTTGCTTATTTGTTTGATATAGATAGTGAAGAAATAGATGATGAAATACAAACAGATATAGAAAATATTCAAGATATCATATTTACTGGAATGAAAAATTTTAATGAGGCTACCTATATAGATGTTATTAAAGAAGATGAACGTCAGTTAATCCATTATGAACTTGAATATAATGTTTATAACATACTAGAAGAAGTTTTTGATTATTTTAATGAAAAAGATGAAGAACTAGAATATAATAAATTTTCTGAGTTTCTTGATGAAATAGGTATTCAAGATGTCATTGATATATTTAATGAATTTACTATTGATGTATATTTTGATTCAGAGGATAATAGTATAGGACGTATCGAATTAGATTTAGTCAATATCTTAGATAATGATATTATATTAGATAAATTAGAAGAAGAGATAGACAATGAAGATATTAATATTCATACCGCATTTGATTATTTGAATGATTTTGAAATAGGAATTAACCTTTATGAAATCAACTCTTTAGATGAAATTACTGTGCCAGATGAAGCAAAAACAGGATATTCACTTCATTTCCTTGGTGCAGATTTTAATCCAGAAGATTTAATTGACATAAATGTTGGAGACACCATTCAAGGAAATTTCGATGATACTGATGAAATCTGGTATACTTTTACAATTGAAGATACTCAAACGCTTATTATTTCCTTAACAAATGATGAAAATGATGCATATAGTACATTATATGATAGTGAATTTGATCATTTAAGTTATTTAGCTTATAGTAATGATGTGAAGACTTATGAAAATCTTCCTGATGGTACATATTATTTAAAAATTGTATGTAGTAGTGGTAATGTTGAACTTACAATAGAATAA
- a CDS encoding chloride channel protein, whose protein sequence is MHKAIKEQYLLILSIFRWGLLASLIGGVTGLLTTLFLKTLSISTSYLQSYAYYFLLLPLVFFISGLIIQALPDDLEGQGKVIEKVHKNAEKISLVIVPIRFIAAIVTLAFGGSAGKVGPCAQMGAGMASSIGETLKLKKDDRRMLIICGISAGFSSVFGTPIAGAIFAIEVLVLGRVLNNYLFPVLISSLVAYKITSYFGIDYHHYHIVVNQSENLLFYSKVALSGFYFGIIALLFIEILSIGNKLANRINISKPLKGFIGGSILILLVYLFHSTMFLGLGSDTINTALQGNRLPLYAFLLKIVFVAITLSFGGSGGVITPLFFIGTSAGISFGLILNLDLSVMAAIGLVALLAGATNTPIASIVMSVEMFGQEILPYAAISCIISYIIAGHRSIYPTQLIGASKSNLIKLPLNKPIKNT, encoded by the coding sequence ATGCATAAAGCAATTAAAGAACAATATTTATTAATTCTTAGTATCTTTAGATGGGGATTACTCGCATCATTAATCGGTGGAGTAACAGGATTATTAACCACATTATTTTTAAAAACATTGAGCATTTCAACATCATACCTACAGTCTTATGCATACTATTTTTTATTACTACCACTAGTTTTTTTTATTAGTGGTTTAATAATACAAGCTTTACCTGATGATTTAGAAGGACAAGGAAAAGTAATAGAAAAGGTTCATAAAAACGCTGAAAAAATTAGTCTTGTTATTGTCCCCATTCGTTTTATCGCTGCAATTGTTACTTTAGCGTTTGGTGGTTCGGCTGGGAAAGTTGGTCCTTGTGCCCAAATGGGGGCTGGAATGGCATCAAGTATAGGCGAAACATTAAAATTAAAAAAGGACGATAGACGAATGTTAATTATATGTGGAATCAGTGCTGGTTTTTCTTCTGTATTTGGAACACCTATTGCTGGTGCTATATTTGCGATTGAAGTCCTTGTATTAGGTAGGGTTTTAAATAATTATTTATTCCCTGTACTCATCTCTTCTTTAGTTGCTTATAAAATAACAAGTTATTTTGGGATTGATTATCATCATTATCATATTGTTGTCAATCAATCAGAAAATTTATTGTTTTATTCAAAAGTCGCCTTAAGTGGATTCTATTTTGGTATAATTGCTTTATTATTTATTGAAATACTATCTATAGGAAATAAACTAGCAAATCGTATTAATATTTCTAAACCTTTAAAGGGATTTATTGGCGGCAGTATCTTAATCCTCCTTGTTTACTTATTTCATTCAACCATGTTCCTTGGATTAGGGAGTGATACAATTAATACTGCCTTACAAGGTAATAGACTCCCACTTTATGCATTCTTACTCAAAATCGTATTTGTGGCTATCACCTTAAGTTTTGGTGGTAGTGGAGGTGTTATTACCCCACTATTTTTCATAGGAACTTCTGCAGGTATTAGTTTTGGATTAATATTAAATCTTGATTTATCTGTAATGGCCGCCATTGGACTAGTAGCTTTACTTGCAGGCGCAACAAATACCCCAATTGCTTCAATTGTAATGTCTGTTGAAATGTTTGGCCAAGAAATCTTACCCTATGCCGCAATAAGTTGTATCATCAGTTATATCATCGCAGGACATCGTAGTATCTATCCTACTCAATTAATCGGGGCTTCTAAAAGTAATTTAATAAAACTTCCACTAAACAAGCCAATTAAGAATACTTAG